In Solanum pennellii chromosome 3, SPENNV200, a single window of DNA contains:
- the LOC107013854 gene encoding ornithine decarboxylase-like, which produces MSTNFGKITVVAKDGMTNLIRSIAAEKHEAGQPFYVLDLATIERLMDKWNHSFPNVKPFYAVKCNTEAALVTKLANLGANFDCASIHEIDTVLSLGISPNQIIFANPCKSISHIKHAAAVGVNLTTFDSKLEVDKIKKWHPKCHLLLRIKAPSASGSLRPMGKKFGVLPEEIEPLLHYACNVAGLKVVGVSFHVGSIAQDPTIYRQAIANARAVFDIAHYLGIPKMQILDIGGGFRSTPLFEEIASVVNEAVQDFFPDPNLKIIAEPGRFFPETAFTLVTHVIGKRVRGEKIEYWIDEGVYGSFRPTLYNSCFVGIKPISMKESCEIRESTIYGPSCDCLDKVAEDIKLPELQLDDLIVFYNMGAYSKCVGTKFNGFDMLTTPTYLVTTNST; this is translated from the coding sequence ATGTCTACAAATTTTGGTAAAATTACTGTTGTAGCCAAAGACGGGATGACAAATTTAATCCGTTCGATTGCAGCAGAAAAGCATGAAGCTGGGCAACCATTTTATGTACTGGATTTAGCGACAATTGAGAGGCTTATGGACAAATGGAACCATTCTTTTCCAAATGTAAAGCCTTTTTATGCTGTCAAATGCAACACTGAAGCAGCACTTGTTACTAAACTAGCCAATTTGGGTGCTAATTTTGATTGTGCTAGCATACACGAGATTGACACTGTGTTAAGTCTCGGAATTAGcccaaatcaaatcatttttgCTAACCCTTGCAAGTCTATTTCCCACATCAAGCATGCAGCTGCTGTTGGGGTCAATCTCACTACTTTTGATTCTAAGCTCGAAGTTGATAAGATCAAAAAATGGCACCCAAAGTGCCATTTATTGCTCCGAATCAAAGCCCCTAGTGCTAGCGGCTCCTTGCGTCCCATGGGGAAAAAATTCGGAGTATTGCCAGAAGAAATTGAACCACTCCTGCATTACGCTTGTAATGTGGCTGGTTTAAAAGTTGTAGGCGTTTCATTTCACGTTGGCTCTATAGCACAAGATCCCACCATTTATCGCCAAGCGATTGCCAATGCCAGGGCCGTGTTTGATATAGCTCATTATCTTGGAATTCCTAAAATGCAAATTCTAGACATTGGTGGTGGATTTAGATCTACCCCATTGTTCGAGGAAATAGCTAGTGTAGTAAACGAAGCAGTCCAAGATTTTTTCCCCGAccctaatttaaaaataattgcaGAGCCTGGGCGTTTCTTTCCTGAAACTGCTTTTACTTTGGTTACCCATGTGATTGGCAAAAGAGTTAGAGGAGAGAAAATAGAATATTGGATTGATGAGGGGGTTTATGGATCGTTTAGGCCAACACTGTACAACAGTTGCTTTGTGGGCATCAAACCAATTTCAATGAAAGAAAGTTGTGAAATACGCGAGTCGACGATTTACGGACCAAGTTGTGACTGCCTTGATAAAGTGGCTGAGGACATAAAATTGCCGGAGCTTCAGTTGGATGATTTGATAGTGTTCTATAACATGGGCGCATATTCAAAATGTGTTGGAACAAAGTTCAACGGATTTGATATGTTAACCACACCTACCTATCTTGTTACCACCAATTCTACCTAA